A stretch of Miscanthus floridulus cultivar M001 chromosome 13, ASM1932011v1, whole genome shotgun sequence DNA encodes these proteins:
- the LOC136499737 gene encoding uncharacterized protein has translation MATLTFEVVGFHGTYHAILRCPCYTKFMAIPNYTYLKLKMPCPCGVITIGTSFQHTYKCEVECCEHAMAILASKELVTNREEVIKEAPDPKRSPGSLEPIEGTKEVLIDPSGSEGKVVRIGTTLSSK, from the coding sequence ATGgcgacccttaccttcgaggtggtcgggttccacgggacctaccatgccatcctgagatgtccatgctacacgaagttcatggccatccccaactacacctatctgaagttgaagatgccatgtccatgtggggtcatcaccattggtacCTCCTTCCAACACACCTacaagtgtgaggtcgagtgctgcgaacacgcGATGGCAATtctcgcctccaaagagcttgtgaCTAATAGGGAGGAGGTCATCAAAGAAGCGCCTGACCCCAAGCGGTCGCCCGGGTCTTTAGAGCCtatagagggcaccaaggaggtcctcatagaccctagcggctccgagggcaaagtggtgcgcatcggcaccacactttcctccaaatag